Genomic window (Pseudovibrio brasiliensis):
GTGTTGAGCTTCGGCGCCAAATCCTCCAAAACCCTCACCAACACAGTTCCATAGAGCTGCTCTCCGCCACACAGGCCATGTGCAGCAGCTCCTACTCAATCAGGTGATCCAGTTTTGCAGTCCACTGAAAAAATTGCATGCATCATAGTTGCAGCGGGACGCGGTTCACGCATGTCCACGCAAAATGACAGCAGTCCGAAGCAGTATCGGGACCTTGGCGGAAAGACTGTTCTGCAAAGAACACTGGAAGCAATTTTGTCCTCACCACAGGTCGATCTGGTCCTGCCCGTCATTCACGCAGAAGACGGTGACGCCTACCAGAATGCAGCCAGCACCATCACCGATCCGCGCCTGATTGCTCCGGTGACAGGTGGCGCAACCCGACAGGCTTCTGTCGCATGCGGCCTAAAGGCACTGGAAGAACAGGCCCCGCGCTACGTTCTCATTCATGATGCCGCACGACCATTCATTACTCCAGCCGTGATAGAAGACGCTATCTCCGCCCTGCAAAACGGCGCAGAAGCAGCCCTTCCCGCAGTCCCCGTCGCTGATACACTGAAACGTGCAGACGCAAACCAGCAGGTTAAGGAAACCGTGGACCGCACCCACCTGTGGGCCGCGCAGACACCACAAGCCTTTCCTTATTCCCTCATCTGGGAAGCCCATCAGGACGCCATCAGTCAGGAAATCGACAGCTTCACGGATGATACAGCCTTGATCGAATGGCAAGGCAAGTCTGTCACCATCACCACTGGCGACCCGCAAAACATCAAACTCACTACCCTAAAAGACATGACAAACGCACAGGAACAGATCGCCATGAAAAACCTCGCAGACCTTGGCGACATTCGCGTAGGCACCGGCTACGACGTGCACGCATTTGAAGACGGCGATGCAGTCATCCTCGGCGGCATTTCCATTCCGCACGCTCAGAAACTCAAAGGCCACTCTGATGCGGACGTCGGCTTGCACGCCATCACAGACGCCATCTTCGGCGCACTGGCAGATGGCGACATCGGCTCCCACTTTCCACCCTCTGACATGCAGTGGAAAGGCGCAGCGTCTGACCAGTTCCTGAAATACGCAGTTGACCGGGTTCACAAGCGCGGTGGCATGATCGCACACTTGGATTTAACGCTGATCTGTGAAGCTCCTAAAATCGGCCCACACCGGGAAGAAATGCGCAAACAGATCGCGCAGATCTGCGACCTGCCCATTGGCCGTGTAGCGGTCAAAGCCACCACCTCTGAGAAGCTGGGCTTTACCGGTCGCAAAGAAGGTATTGCCGCGCAAGCCTGCGCAACCATCCGGCTTCCGTTCGAAGACTGAACATCGCCGAGACTGTAAAGGGAGACAGAACCATGACCGATATCCTGAGCCTTAAGGAAAGAGCCCGCGTTCTTGTCTCCAGGTACGCAGAAAAAGAAATCA
Coding sequences:
- a CDS encoding bifunctional 2-C-methyl-D-erythritol 4-phosphate cytidylyltransferase/2-C-methyl-D-erythritol 2,4-cyclodiphosphate synthase; the protein is MSTQNDSSPKQYRDLGGKTVLQRTLEAILSSPQVDLVLPVIHAEDGDAYQNAASTITDPRLIAPVTGGATRQASVACGLKALEEQAPRYVLIHDAARPFITPAVIEDAISALQNGAEAALPAVPVADTLKRADANQQVKETVDRTHLWAAQTPQAFPYSLIWEAHQDAISQEIDSFTDDTALIEWQGKSVTITTGDPQNIKLTTLKDMTNAQEQIAMKNLADLGDIRVGTGYDVHAFEDGDAVILGGISIPHAQKLKGHSDADVGLHAITDAIFGALADGDIGSHFPPSDMQWKGAASDQFLKYAVDRVHKRGGMIAHLDLTLICEAPKIGPHREEMRKQIAQICDLPIGRVAVKATTSEKLGFTGRKEGIAAQACATIRLPFED